One region of Amphiprion ocellaris isolate individual 3 ecotype Okinawa chromosome 9, ASM2253959v1, whole genome shotgun sequence genomic DNA includes:
- the LOC111589139 gene encoding protein SOGA3-like isoform X3: MMNPSSADAPRQPDNSSRRQQRSSSPAGQKDSGSKATQKGSSSSKPITSKQAGAGGGGRGSRGHSPVSTGRERQAGGSPAVRGAAAVQAAGAESPTLSRPPSAAATVQPAEDSPRLVADASSPSRADPNRVVSDQPCASKSPKLRSKNPRGGEAAAATSSSKKSSKSTVGCGPGFWKEGCLQSELIQFHLNKSLGKKGTKMQTKSASPPASEPELSPEPHTPQLASEPDQTMQDEIERLEDENEDLKNEIEEMRAEMDEMRDTFYEEDACQLQDMRRELERANKNCRILQYRLKKAERKRLRFTESGQVDGELLRSLEQDLKVAKDVSVRLHHELENVEEKRTKTEEENEKLRQQLIEVEVTKQALQNELEKAKELSLKRKGSKDVQKAERKTPQTPIEEENEDLKCQLAFIKEEAILMRKKMAKIDKEKDRLEQELQKYRSFYGDVDSPLPKGEAGGPPTTRESELKLRLRLVEEEANILGRKIVELEVENRGLKAELDDMREDSLAAAGVDGSSSSGQQSREQGEALSELRQQLQLVEDEAELLRRNLADVEEENKKVTNELNKLKYKAGSHEAGSRHGGGGADPAKVEALQEELKAARLQINELSGKVMQLQYENRVLLSNMQRYDLASHLGIRASPRDSDAESDGGRDDDTPSASASSPRLLPPHRKREGPIGGESDSDEVRNIRCLTPTRSLYSPVDSRFLSRSLKDRQQMIDIRIEAERLGRTIDRLIADTSTIIAEARVYVTNGELFARLDEDEEGGRIREHELLYRINAQMKAFRKELQSFIDRLDVPKQEDKQAEEPLSMFQPIILLILILVLFSSLSYATIFKLVFLFTLFFVL; the protein is encoded by the exons ATGATGAACCCATCATCTGCCGACGCGCCGCGGCAGCCAGACAATAGCAGCCGGAGGCAGCAGCGATCCTCGTCCCCGGCCGGCCAGAAAGACTCTGGATCCAAAGCTACGCAGAAAGGCAGCAGCTCGTCAAAGCCCATCACGTCAAAGCAAGCAGGAgcaggagggggagggagaggcaGCCGAGGTCATTCTCCCGTCTCCACCGGCAGGGAGCGGCAGGCCGGAGGCTCTCCAGCCGTCAGAGGCGCGGCTGCTGTCCAGGCTGCTGGTGCTGAAAGCCCGACGCTGAGCAGGCCTCCGTCCGCCGCCGCCACCGTTCAGCCGGCAGAGGATTCTCCGCGTCTGGTCGCCGATGCTTCCTCGCCCTCCAGAGCGGATCCGAACCGCGTCGTCTCCGACCAGCCCTGCGCGTCCAAATCCCCCAAACTGAGGAGCAAAAACCCGAGAGGAGGCGAGGCCGCCGCGGCGACGAGCAGCAGCAAGAAGAGCTCCAAAAGCACGGTGGGCTGCGGGCCCGGCTTCTGGAAGGAGGGATGCTTACAGTCCGAGCTCATACAGTTTCACCTGAATAAGAGCTTGGGGAAGAAAGGGACAAAGATGCAGACGAAATCAGCCTCTCCACCGGCCTCAGAGCCAGAGCTGTCCCCGGAGCCCCACACCCCACAGCTGGCTTCAGAGCCGGACCAGACGATGCAGGACGAGATCGAGAGGCTGGAGGACGAAAACGAGGATCTGAAG AATGAAATCGAGGAGATGCGGGCAGAGATGGATGAGATGCGGGACACCTTCTATGAGGAAGATGCCTGCCAGCTGCAGGACATGCgcagagagctggagagagCCAACAAGAACTGTCGGATCCTCCAGTATCGACTAAAGAAGGCCGAGAGGAAGAGGCTCAGGTTCACAGAAAGTGGCCAAGTGGATGGAGAGCTGCTCAGAAGTCTGGAACAAGACCTGAAG GTGGCTAAGGATGTGTCTGTTCGTTTGCACCATGAGCTGGAAAATGTGGAGGAGAAGAGGACAAAGACGGAGGAGGAGAACGAGAAGCTGAGGCAGCAGCTGATAGAGGTGGAGGTCACCAAACAGGCCCTGCAGAATGAACTGGAGAAAGCCAAAGAG CTCtcactgaaaagaaaaggaagtaAAGATGTGCAGaaggcagagagaaagactCCGCAGACCCCGATCGAG GAAGAAAATGAGGATCTGAAATGCCAGCTAGCCTTCATCAAAGAGGAAGCCATCTTGATGAGGAAAAAGATGGCAAAGATCGACAAAGAGAAGGATCGGCTGGAGCAGGAGCTGCAGAAGTACCGATCCTTCTACGGGGATGTGGACAGTCCGCTGCCTAAAGGTGAAGCCGGGGGACCTCCAACCACCCGAGAATCTGAGCTGAAGCTCCGTCTGCGCCTCGTGGAGGAGGAGGCCAACATCTTGGGGAGGAAGATTgtggagctggaggtggagaacAGAGGACTGAAGGCTGAGCTGGATGACATGAGGGAGGACAG TCTGGCGGCAGCAGGAGTGGACGGTTCCAGCAGCAGCGGtcagcagagcagagagcaggGAGAGGCTCTGTCAGAACTCAGGCAGCAGCTTCAGCTGGTGGAGGATGAGGCAGAACTTCTCCGCAGGAATTTAGCAGATGTAGAAGAAGAGAACAAAAAG GTGACAAATGAGCTCAATAAACTGAAATACAAGGCTGGATCCCATGAAGCCGGATCAAGACATGGAGGAG GAGGAGCTGACCCTGCTAAAGTGGAGGCCCTCCAGGAGGAGCTGAAAGCAGCGCGTCTGCAGATCAATGAGCTGAGCGGCAAAGTTATGCAGCTGCAGTACGAGAACCGCGTGCTGCTCTCCAACATGCAGCGCTACGACCTGGCCTCCCACCTGGGCATCCGTGCCAGCCCTCGGGACAGCGACGCCGAGAGCGACGGAGGACGAGACGATGACACGCCTTCAGCCTCGGCCTCCTCCCCTCGCCTCCTCCCTCCGCATCGCAAACGCGAGGGCCCTATAGGAGGGGAGAGCGACTCGGACGAGGTGAGGAACATCCGCTGCCTCACCCCCACACGTTCCCTTTACTCACCTGTAGACAGTCGTTTTTTATCCAGAAGCCTGAAGGACCGGCAACAGATGATAGACATCCGCATCGAGGCGGAGAGGCTGGGTCGGACCATCGACAGGCTCATCGCTGACACCAGCACTATCATCGCTGAGGCTCGAGTGTACGTCACCAACGGGGAGCTGTTTGCTCGActggatgaggatgaggaaggTGGCAG GATCAGAGAACATGAGCTCCTGTATCGTATCAACGCCCAGATGAAGGCCTTCAGGAAGGAGCTGCAGAGCTTCATAGACCGGCTGGACGTCCCCAAGCAGGAGGACAAACAGGCCGAGGAGCCGCTGTCT ATGTTCCAGCCCATCATTTTACTGATCCTCATTCTCGTTCTGTTTTCCTCACTCTCTTATgccaccatttttaaattggtATTTCTTTTCACCCTGTTTTTTGTTCTGTAA